The genome window GATTTCCTTGATAGGCCACTGCCCTTTGTTTTAACTTAACTTGCAATGAGAATAAACTGAAGGGTGTGTCGTAAAGGGCCAGATCACGTGCGGGATCAGCTGACACCCCAGCAAACAAAATATGTGTGCAACTTTGGCCCGGTTCACTGGAGGAGGGAAGAAGTCTACAAGGACCCATCAAttttcctgcctgcctgcagcaAGGACAGACAACATGAGCACAGCTGGAAAAGTAAGGAAAAGATCTCACTGTTGGAAATGTATTCTCACTGATATGTGAAGAGATGCAGAGTCCTAACTTAGACATCACAGGCTCTGGTCCGCTGTAGTGCAGAACATATCCTGGGTGACAGACTGCACCGCGTGAGTGCTACTGAATATCTTCAACAAGAGTGTGTAGAACCTGGGTGTGTGAATGTCTTTATTCTCTCACTAACTCTGCAGGACAGGGAACTTATTCCAAGTCAGTGGTGGCTGCTTTGCAAGCAGAAAGGTTTTAAAAGGTCGTTTACTGAAAGTCTGTATTTATCTTAAGATACCAATAGTGTGCTATTCTTTATGGTCATATTTTATTATGAACATAGAAAAGTTAAATCTGACAAGAGTTTTATAGGAGGAATTTGATTCAGGGAACTTAGTACTGTTCCCATAGCCTTTAGATAAAATTTCTGACAAGAGATGGACTGATTTGAAAGAATTAGAGCCATTCACAGTAAGATTATGTTACCATGCAAATTGTGATTTGAAGGGTACATTACCGCACAACTCATGGATTTCTACAGAAATCTTATAAACAGTCTTGctcctgcttaaaaaaaaaatccagattttaTGGAAAATTAATTCGAATAAAAATGGAATTGATTGTTAGTACTAAGAATACACACATATTGGTACTGAGTTTTCCACAAAAATCGCACTCACTTGTTCAGTGTGTATATGCTACCGCAATGACGGCAAGCAGCCAATCAGTATAATTAATTATCTAATTGCTTAATTATATAAGCCTACGTTTCTGTTGGCACAGAGGCTATTTTAGGAGTGGGTCAAAAGTCCAACAGCTCACAGTGAGAACTGAGTGTCCGCCGTTGCAGAGGTTTCTGCACACACTGTGTGACAAGgttcctcatttttatttcaattcgCTTTCACACTGGTTATGTTTAGGATGGCATActacatttcaaagaaaagtaGTTAGGAAAAAAGTTCAATTGAAATTTCTAGCTGAAAAAGTGAAAAACAGGTGAACTcatacaacaaaaatgaaaatcaaccaTATCAATCGAACAGCAATTGAGGGAGGGGCCAGAGAACGCAGGGTCTTAGGTACAGGGGTCAATAACAGCACTAGGATGATATTTAGTCTGTGTTTATACTGCCCAGAGCAGCAAAATAATGATGTAGCCAGGTATGGTAGAATATCTCTGAAATCTTGGGACTAGGGAGGCCAAAGCAGAAAGGCCCCTAGcttaaggccagccagggctgcttaGTAGAATATTTGTCTCACAAGTTCCAACTCTGGGAACAGTACCGGTGACATCCAGAAAGCAAACCAACaagctagcaaaaaaaaaaaaaaaaaaaaaaaaaacaggcagcgTAGCTTGACAGCACCCGTGTCACTTTAACTCTGCGTATTACAGTTACTTGTGCTTTCCGAATCTTAGACTAAGCtgttacacattttttaaaggctttttaaCTCTTTGTAAATCAgaactgtctctttctttctttctttctttcttttttttttttttggtttttcgagacagggtttctctgtatagctctggctgtcctggaactcactttgtagaccaggctggcctcgaactcagaaatccacctgcctctgcctcccaagtgctgggattaaaggcatgcaccaccacacccggacAGAACTGTGTTTCTATGTAACACTTACATATATATTAGAAAGGACGCAATTGCTGTGATATCGTTGGAGCTGAATTAACCCTTCGCCTTCCAGGTGATCAAATGCAAAGCCGCGGTGCTGTGGGAGCCTCACAAGCCCTTCACCATCGAGGACATAGAAGTCGCACCCCCCAAGGCCCATGAAGTTCGAATTAAGGTGACAGCCCTTTTCAACTTCTGTAAAGTTAGGTTGAAATAACTTGGAAAACACTCCATAGCTGCATCCAGAAATCCGTTAATAGCCCCTTTCATGTGCTTAATTAATTTGCTGCTATCAATATCAAATGTCCAAATTTTGAAGTGACTAGAAAGTATGTTTAACATAATCCCAGCGTTTTCTTTagatgtttatgtgtttataaagTGCTAAACATCTTGAGTCTAAAACCAACTCATGTTGGTAATGTCTTGGTGCTAATTTCCGATTTCTATTTGCATAAAGcagcatgcattcatatatattgcataaaacacattttcagagCCACCTACTCCACAGGATTGATAATTGACTCGAGCCGTTTAATTGGGAAAAGGCAGACGAAAACACTGGAGAATCTTGGACATAAATGAACTCTTTGGAATTTGGAAGCAGTAGGGACTGTTAGGAAGCCCCTCAGAAGCACGATTTCAGACGAATAGGCGTGTGAAACCTGCACAGTCGCAAACTTGGTTAACTGAACTTTACCTTTAATCCACAGATGGTGGCCACCGGTGTCTGCCGCTCAGACGATCACGTGGTTAGTGGAACCCTGTTCACACCTCTTCCTGCAGTTTTAGGCCACGAGGGAGCAGGCATTGTTGAGAGCGTTGGAGAAGGGGTGACTTGTGTGAAACCAGGTACAGAATTTACCCTCAGGACTTGTATTTTCGGTTCTGATCTCAAGAGCATCCTTCCCAGGAGAGGAAGTCgaggaagtgggagaggaaaaGCTTGCCTAGGGTCCCAATTGGCCAGGCAATAGAAGgctccctctgccccttcctcctggCATGCCTCAGCCGTGTTACATCCAAGcctgtcttttctcttccaaCGTCTGTTTATCTCATACGTGTCAGGCATCAAGGCAGAGGCTCCTGTATGAAGATCAGGAAGCACGGTGCCCGTAAGGGTGTGCTGTTTATAATCTGCTATCTTCTACTTTAGTGTCCCTGAGCACTGTGGACTTTCAAGACCCAGACAGATCTATGATAGTACCCGGGGCCGAAAATGCAGGTCCAGGTTCTGAATGTCTAGATACACAAAAGCTGTTCTGTGCTGAGCTCAGAGACGTGACGGCTTGCCCTACTTGCAGGATGTCTGCATTGTTTAAACCACGCACTGGGACAACATGATGGCTTCCTCTTTTCCTATATGCTCCTTCTTTATgaatatagagaaaataaaatataagaggaaatataaagaaaaaacccacagatCTTCTTAAAACTAACTGTGGCTGTGGGGTGGTAGGTTACACAGTATTTAGTGCTTTACGCATGGTTCtactttgtatgtttttaaagtaaagggtgagcaaaaaataaaatttccatgaTGCCATCCCACATTAATTTTATCTATGAAATATAACAACCAAACCTTTTTTTTTGGTCCAATAAcatacatgatttaaaaacaaaaattatgttcATCTTCAAAAAGATCGCTTTAGCCAGTAGAGTCAGACTTCTCTTCTAAATAACTAaactgtaaacaaaacaaaaacaaaaacaaacaagcaaacaaaaaacggAAAAGAACTAGTCTGGTTGAGTTaagcttttattatttcttttattcagaaaaaaaaaacctagcagcAAAATGACACCTGCACTCTCCCAGTTGCTGCTTTTTCTATGGCAGAAAAATcaataattcataaataattatcttaaaaaaccaaaagtctctttttatttcctagagaaaatatttaactcaTTGTTAAGAACTGAGATTTCCAAAGCAATTTGTGGCTtgtcatatttttttattatgcttCCTCAAAAAATAACTAAGATTGTTTCTAAAGCATTTATTGCTTAATAGGAGAAGCACAAtcactttaaaaagtcaaaagtGGACCATGGAGAAATGATTCTGTGGCTCAGGGCATACCATGCTCTTCTAGAGCAACCAACTGGGTCATTCAcagccacttgtaactccagctccagaggacccaacaccctctgctggcttccaagggcacacacacagagatggcacacacacacagatactctcacatgcacataaaacaacaacaacaacaacaaaaaagtcttaAACAATAACAGGGCAAAAGCTGGCTATCAAGATTCCcactttaatttgattttatgatcaagtttaatttgttttatttttattataaaatattgccCATATAGTGTTTCTTTAATCTTACTTTTATTGTAACTATCATATCAGTTCTTGCCAAATATCAGTTCTCACCAAAATCTAGCAGGAAGATAGCAACCCATTTGCAACAAAAGTGTGTATTTCTTCTTAGCAGCAACCATATCCAAGGTTTAATTAGGATATGTACAAAGCTcccaagagaaactgaggcacacaacAAAGTTCAACTGCTGATGGGTGGAAATGGCTGGTttcacttcatttttctcttcctggaaTCTTCAGGCACTTTAAATGAAAATGACTAACTAGACTGACATAGCGCAGTTGGGCCCTATCTCCTGGAGTCTTTCAAAGACACATGTCTCTAAGTGTAAGCTTCAAGTTGTTGCTTTATTGATTTCTGGACAGACATTTAAGccattttgtttctcttcatcCAGGTGATAAAGTCATTCCACTCTTTTCTCCTCAGTGTGGAAAATGCAGGATTTGCAAGCACCCAGAAAGCAACTTTTGTATGGAAAACGAGTACGTTTCTTATTGTCTTCTTGCACAGTTGGGTGGGCACACACTGGTTTTATTCTGTCTCATGTCCTTTGTATGCCTGTGTTTCACCAACCAGTCTGATAAATATCCGGGGGACTTTGCTTGAAGGCACCAGCAGGTTCTCCTGCAAGGGAAAGCCCATCCACAACTTCATCAGCACCAGCACCTTCTCCCAGTACACCGTGGTGGATGATATAGCAGTGGCCAAAATCGATGCGGCTTCACCACTGGACAAAGTCTGCCTCATCGGCTGTGGGTTCTCCACTGGTTATGGCTCGGCCGTCAAAGTGGCCAAGGTAGGATGGACAGTGGGCCATGGAACAAGCTAAGTGCCTATCATTGGTACC of Mus pahari chromosome 4, PAHARI_EIJ_v1.1, whole genome shotgun sequence contains these proteins:
- the LOC110320167 gene encoding alcohol dehydrogenase 1; the protein is MCATLARFTGGGKKSTRTHQFSCLPAARTDNMSTAGKVIKCKAAVLWEPHKPFTIEDIEVAPPKAHEVRIKMVATGVCRSDDHVVSGTLFTPLPAVLGHEGAGIVESVGEGVTCVKPGDKVIPLFSPQCGKCRICKHPESNFCMENDLINIRGTLLEGTSRFSCKGKPIHNFISTSTFSQYTVVDDIAVAKIDAASPLDKVCLIGCGFSTGYGSAVKVAKVTPGSTCAVFGLGGVGLSVIIGCKAAGAARIIAVDINKDKFAKAKELGATECINPQDYSKPIQDVLQEMTDGGVDFSFEVIGRLDTMNSALLSCHAACGVSVIVGVPPNAQSLSMNPALLLMGRTWKGAIFGGFKSKDSVPKLVADFMAKKFPLEPLITHVLPFEKINEAFDLLRSGKSIRTVLTF